A region of Anopheles merus strain MAF chromosome 2R, AmerM5.1, whole genome shotgun sequence DNA encodes the following proteins:
- the LOC121603543 gene encoding eukaryotic translation initiation factor 2-alpha kinase-like codes for MPTCSVLIRCALCVGTVLLATVVTVALGSKGQAPPKQPDDGTATVEQLPFCAEETTRQRDLNDGLVFVTTLDGKMSALDMLNGGAERWSIQTGPGPLLSSSIHRLELTNNGKWVRMIPSLGGSLYKFDGDSIEPIPFSAEDLLKSSFKFSDDLVISGGKETRSYGVSMQTGQLIYVCTMQGCKNATELAMEMAADGKYGPPEDGAGTLDPMQEDVLVIRRQTQTVRAVESRTGSERWNFSIGHHEVEKMSNEDCRGGKERREVDPVILDLDLRVIIPEGVICAVRKSAPGEIVWRHKFEVPIVSAWRSSGKTNDQLVGVDIFDRTDWMWNGNVDDSESGDRPPLINPSLYIGMHDKQLYIQESAAMIEEREEKMQQLALLTDESKLPAIPWKPLPASRGIAGLLTDGDNQFQLVNDDEDDAGESTAIARSVLYASNYINGNGFFLVYDTERDDEQCGHDEDESNGVNNSTKFGHDGSHDHGEDMDTMFDAPVKVIIVSMWYWWKEILIISITTALILNMMLKLRLEKPPVMVVVERKVTVPIPTAVEAVEEFPPAIRMTATRSYSESSSSNGPPALVDNYTSRFRDDFDLVQCLGKGGFGVVFEVRNKLDDCRYAIKRVVLPNKQESKDRVMREVKTLAHCEHQNIVRYFHAWIETPPPGWQERHDREWIERNCLSTSIDIETPTDTCPPLPGVAASATTASSFAVGMKNSRLQTSSIQSNLWMPQFPAANFSFSNGIGDGPSLKRYEQSDSCSFIEFRAEGEQDGQPARDDETSSSSESESEEEDEASEVQSNGKHRWNDEPEDDSLDIVFKEPSRSEGISSGGAVAQQHAVAIDVSSSPEGRSQPAAMKDARNGLNVAQQQKPNPFRKTHRRPLSLDLTSTMRSSRDPCTLPSGTDQSKASSAQSNKIYLYIQMQLCHKQSLKEWLSLNGFPARRDKIVPIFEQIVAGVEYVHLKGLIHRDLKPSNIFFSLDGRIKIGDFGLVTDSSDLQYDSENNMPTMVPNRHTRQVGTQLYMSPEQLKGLPYDYKVDIYSLGLILFELLVSFGTEMERICTLKNVRKSKFPDNFEEDHECEFKLLTLMLSETPNKRPTTFGIKAHPPFKRIPSNKSTNSLGVVDETLVVDSGPGSTNGSFESEDGDEWHFELPPRRKDSRTYSTSGSGSGNGSAGMPSSAAAPNQLCF; via the exons ATTGGTTTTCGTAACAACGCTGGACGGGAAAATGTCCGCCCTCGATATGCTGAACGGTGGAGCCGAACGGTGGAGCATCCAAACCGGCCCCGGGCCGCTCCTTTCCTCCAGCATCCATCGGCTGGAACTGACGAACAACGGCAAATGGGTGCGCATGATACCGTCGCTCGGCGGCAGCCTGTACAAGTTCGATGGCGATTCGATCGAGCCAATTCCCTTCAGTGCAGAGGACTTGCTCAAGTCTTCGTTCAAGTTTTCGGACGATCTCGTCATCTCGGGCGGTAAGGAAACGCGTTCGTACGGTGTCTCGATGCAAACCGGTCAGCTGATTTACGTTTGCACGATGCAAGGATGCAAAAACGCAACAGAGCTTGCGATGGAAATGGCAGCAGATGGCAAGTACGGGCCGCCGGAGGATGGCGCTGGTACATTGGATCCCATGCAGGAGGACGTGCTGGTTATACGGCGCCAGACGCAAACGGTCCGTGCCGTCGAATCACGCACCGGCAGTGAGCGGTGGAACTTTAGCATCGGCCACCACGAGGTGGAAAAGATGAGCAACGAGGACTGTCGCGGTGGCAAGGAACGGCGTGAGGTGGATCCCGTCATACTGGATCTCGATCTTCGCGTGATCATACCGGAGGGTGTGATCTGTGCGGTGCGTAAAAGCGCACCGGGTGAGATCGTTTGGCGGCATAAGTTTGAAGTGCCGATTGTGAGTGCATGGCGATCGTCGGGTAAAACTAACGATCAGCTTGTTGGGGTGGATATTTTCGACCGTACGGACTGGATGTGGAATGGTAATGTGGATGATAGCGAATCGGGCGATCGGCCACCGCTGATCAATCCATCGCTGTACATTGGAATGCACGATAAGCAGCTGTACATCCAGGAGTCGGCAGCAATGATAGAGGAGCGGGAAGAGAAGATGCAGCAGCTTGCATTGCTGACCGATGAGAGTAAACTGCCGGCCATACCGTGGAAGCCACTGCCCGCCAGCCGTGGCATTGCGGGGCTGCTCACCGATGGGGACAATCAGTTTCAGCTCGTGAACGATGATGAGGACGATGCGGGTGAATCGACTGCCATCGCTCGCTCGGTACTATACGCCTCGAACTACATCAATGGGAATGGATTCTTCTTGGTTTACGATACCGAGCGAGATGACGAACAGTGTGGCCATGATGAGGATGAGTCGAACGGAGTCAACAATAGTACGAAGTTCGGGCATGACGGATCGCACGACCATGGTGAGGATATGGACACGATGTTCGACGCACCGGTCAAGGTGATCATCGTGTCGATGTGGTACTGGTGGAAGGAAATACTGATTATTTCCATTACGACCGCACTAATACTGAACATGATGCTGAAGCTACGGCTCGAAAAGCCCCCggtaatggtggtggtggaacgCAAGGTCACCGTACCGATACCGACCGCAGTGGAAGCGGTCGAGGAGTTCCCACCGGCAATACGGATGACGGCGACGCGCAGCTACTCCGAATCCAGCTCGTCCAACGGTCCACCAGCGTTGGTGGACAACTACACCTCCCGCTTCCGCGACGATTTCGATCTGGTGCAGTGTCTCGGGAAGGGTGGCTTTGGGGTGGTGTTCGAGGTGCGCAATAAGCTAGACGACTGCCGGTACGCAATCAAGCGGGTCGTGCTGCCCAACAAGCAGGAATCGAAGGATCGCGTGATGCGCGAGGTCAAAACACTGGCCCACTGCGAGCATCAGAACATTGTGCGGTACTTCCACGCGTGGATTGAAACGCCACCGCCCGGTTGGCAGGAACGGCACGATCGCGAATGGATCGAACGCAACTGCCTGTCGACTTCGATCGACATTGAAACGCCGACCGACACGTGTCCCCCGTTGCCGGGTGTGGCCGCATCCGCTACGACGGCATCTTCCTTTGCGGTAGGGATGAAGAATTCGCGCCTCCAAACGTCATCCATCCAGTCGAACCTGTGGATGCCACAGTTTCCAGCGGCAAACTTTTCCTTCTCGAACGGTATCGGCGACGGGCCGTCGCTGAAGCGGTACGAGCAGAGTGATAGCTGTTCCTTTATCGAGTTCCGGGCCGAGGGTGAACAGGACGGACAACCGGCCCGGGATGACGAAACATCCAGCAGCTCCGAGTCCGAgtcggaggaggaggacgaagcGTCGGAAGTGCAGAGCAATGGAAAACATCGGTGGAACGATGAGCCGGAAGACGATTCTTTGGACATTGTCTTCAAAGAACCTTCGCGTAGTGAAGGTATCAGTAGCGGTGGCGCAGTCGCCCAACAACATGCTGTAGCGATTGATGTATCTTCCTCACCCGAAGGTCGATCGCAACCCGCGGCGATGAAGGATGCGCGTAATGGGCTTAATGTggcgcagcagcaaaagccgAACCCATTCCGCAAAACGCACCGTCGACCACTGTCGCTTGATCTCACGAGCACGATGCGAAGTTCGCGGGACCCGTGCACCCTTCCATCAGGGACGGACCAGTCGAAAGCAAGCTCGGCGCAGAGCAACAAAATCTATCTCTACATCCAGATGCAGCTGTGCCACAAGCAGTCGCTGAAGGAGTGGCTCAGCCTGAACGGGTTCCCGGCGCGGCGCGATAAGATTGTGCCAATCTTTGAGCAGATCGTTGCCGGCGTCGAGTACGTCCATCTGAAGGGACTGATCCACCGGGACCTGAAGCCGAGCAACATATTCTTCTCGCTGGACGGAAGGATTAAGATCGGTGATTTCGGGCTCGTGACGGACTCGAGCGATCTGCAGTACGACAGTGAGAACAACATGCCGACGATGGTGCCGAACCGGCACACGCGCCAGGTCGGTACGCAGCTGTACATGTCGCCGGAGCAGCTGAAGGGTTTGCCGTACGACTACAAGGTGGACATCTATTCGCTCGGGCTGATTTTGTTCGAGCTGCTCGTTAGCTTCGGTACGGAAATGGAACGTATTTGCACGCTGAAAAACGTGCGCAAGAGCAAATTTCCGGACAATTTCGAAGAGGACCACGAGTGTGAG TTCAAACTCTTGACATTGATGTTGTCCGAAACGCCTAACAAGCGACCGACGACGTTCGGCATCAAGGCTCACCCACCGTTCAAGCGCATCCCTTCGAACAAGTCCACCAACTCGCTCGGCGTTGTCGACGAGACGTTGGTCGTCGATAGTGGTCCCGGATCGACGAACGGTTCGTTCGAATCGGAGGACGGGGACGAGTGGCATTTTGAGCTGCCGCCGCGCAGAAAAGACAGCCGCACGTACAGCACGTCCGGATCAGGGTCGGGCAATGGCTCTGCCGGTATGCCATCGTCGGCGGCGGCACCGAATCAATTGTGCTTTTGA
- the LOC121603548 gene encoding 28S ribosomal protein S33, mitochondrial: MSKYKELTKLTTTYARRMNYLSNRIFGEVARPTNSQSMKVVKMFSEEPVHKRDYVVNWYPRHVETHLLAMKLREYGLFRDEHQDFKEEMKRLRALRGKAPPKKGEGKRAKK; the protein is encoded by the coding sequence ATGTCCAAGTACAAGGAACTTACCAAACTTACGACGACGTACGCCCGTCGGATGAACTACCTTTCCAATCGGATCTTTGGGGAAGTGGCCCGCCCGACAAACTCCCAGTCGATGAAGGTGGTCAAGATGTTCAGCGAAGAGCCGGTGCACAAGCGAGACTACGTGGTGAACTGGTACCCCCGGCACGTTGAAACCCATCTACTGGCGATGAAACTCCGCGAGTATGGTCTGTTCCGTGATGAGCATCAGGATTTCAAGGAGGAGATGAAACGGTTACGTGCGCTCCGTGGCAAGGCACCTCCGAAGAAGGGCGAAGGAAAGCGTGCCAAGAAGTAG
- the LOC121603546 gene encoding cleavage stimulation factor subunit 1: MKDQETPQDKNLLKCREQLYRMMISQLFYDGYHSVAVELTNLVRADPPCPPSDRLMNIFKQANQIEQSKESNLFDDLPCGLDLEFETEGSTLAPEPAAYETAYVTSHKQACRAGCFSGDGQLVATGSMDASIKILDVDRMLAKSAPEDMEPGREQHAHPVIRTLYDHTDEVSYLEFHPKDQILASGSRDHTVKLFDISKASVKKAHKVLSDCVPVRCIAFHPTGDYMAVGTEHNVLRMYDVHTAQCFVSAIPAQQHNSAITCVRYAVNAKVYATGSMDGSIKLWDGVSGRCINTFAQAHDGAEICSVVFTKNGKYLLSSGMDSLVKLWELSTSRCLIAYTGAGTTGKQEHQTQAIFNHTEDYVLFPDEATTSLCAWNSRNASRCHLMSLGHNGAVRHIVHSPTHSAFLTCSDDYRARFWVKRTTAH; encoded by the exons ATGAAAGACCAGGAGACGCCGCAGgataagaatttgctgaaatGCCGCGAACAGCTGTACCGGATGATGATTAG CCAACTGTTCTACGATGGGTATCATTCAGTGGCGGTAGAGCTCACCAACCTGGTGCGTGCCGATCCTCCCTGTCCACCGAGCGACCGGTTGATGAACATCTTCAAACAGGCAAACCAGATCGAACAGTCGAAGGAAAGCAATCTGTTCGATGATTTGCCCTGTGGGCTGGATCTCGAGTTCGAAACGGAAGGCTCAACGCTAGCACCGGAACCGGCAGCGTACGAGACTGCGTACGTGACGTCGCACAAGCAAGCGTGCCGAGCGGGTTGCTTCAGTGGCGATGGGCAGCTCGTGGCAACGGGCAGCATGGATGCAAGCATAAAGATTTTGGACGTCGATCGGATGCTTGCTAAATCGGCACCGGAAGACATGGAGCCGGGCCGTGAACAGCACGCCCACCCGGTCATACGCACGCTGTACGATCATACGGACGAAGTGTCGTATCTGGAGTTTCACCCGAAGGATCAAATTCTTGCCTCGGGGTCACGCGATCACACCGTGAAACTATTCGACATTTCGAAAGCATCGGTAAAGAAGGCTCACAAGGTGCTGAGTGATTGTGTGCCAGTGCGCTGCATCGCGTTCCATCCTACCGGTGACTATATGGCCGTCGGAACGGAGCACAACGTGCTGCGGATGTACGATGTACATACGGCGCAATGCTTCGTAAGCGCAATTCCCGCGCAACAGCACAACAGTGCAATCACGTGCGTACGGTACGCAGTGAACGCGAAGGTGTACGCAACGGGCAGTATGGACGGATCGATCAAGCTGTGGGACGGTGTTAGCGGTCGCTGTATCAACACGTTCGCGCAGGCTCACGATGGGGCGGAAATTTGTTCGGTTGTTTTtacgaaaaatggcaaatacCTGCTATCGTCGGGGATGGACTCGCTGGTGAAGCTCTGGGAGCTCAGCACAAGCCGGTGTCTGATTGCGTACACCGGCGCAGGAACCACGGGCAAGCAGGAGCATCAAACGCAGGCCATTTTCAACCACACCGAGGACTACGTGCTGTTTCCGGACGAGGCAACCACATCGTTGTGTGCGTGGAATTCGCGCAATGCGTCCCGTTGTCATCTGATGTCGCTGGGACACAATGGGGCGGTACGGCATATTGTCCATTCGCCAACCCATTCCGCTTTCCTAACCTGTTCGGACGATTACCGTGCGCGTTTCTGGGTGAAGCGGACGACTGCTCATTAA
- the LOC121589704 gene encoding protein TAPT1 homolog: MSRKDDMFVTTPQERQRKKLRFRGDLAAQYGFNRDSVGSGLNGTSGINRVEEVSSDDDTKRLLNGEPAEEGPERGSLYDFVRIELTRGYVLEHDEERYSARREKIYSFFKIPRELESFMLYGVLQCADSFLYIYTFLPIRYLLALWALVTRPLARCLGLRRPSQRLLAPAEICDLLKGTIWIICSYTLLYVDTNMLYHMIKSQSIIKLYIFYNMLEVGDRLLSAFGQDTIDALFWTATEPKHSKRQHLGTIPHFLFAIVYVTMHSVLVMFQATSLNVAINSNNKGLLTIMMSNNFVELKGSVFKKFDKNNLFQLSCSDVRERFHLSVLMLIVLIQTMKEFSWKSEQFFVMFPDCLYVMFTECLVDWIKHAFITRFNEIPCEVYREYTTSLAYDMTQTRQKHAFSDHSDLVARRMGFIPYPLGVILVKALYHALSFDNAGSIVILLVAFLALLSARVLNTICALGKACDLTQKHQDEKNQSGCNPLTSTPLPSNARGGGTRATSDTATSPIHRAQAQVGSQAASLVAGSPPGGSSLSPCTPQSTPLSVGKASSSLASSISSGGSTDVLRKTSGLGATALFSNSDVDLDDVKLNDQVLNGSSTGTGDASGNRTQKEEEENVARSVPDLQQEPGLEKTPGRHQNESVSSEGGEGSLHHHHHHHHHHYVRTHKRSESEPSIQLEGGG; this comes from the exons ATGAGCCGCAAGGATGACATGTTCGTGACGACACCCCAGGAGCGGCAGCGAAAAAAGTTACGCTTTCGGGGTGACCTGGCCGCACAGTATGGCTTCAATCGCGATTCCGTTGGTTCCGGTTTGAATGGAACGTCTGGCATCAATCGCGTTGAGGAAGTTTCTTCCGATGACGATACGAAACGGCTACTAAACGGAGAACCGGCTGAAG AGGGACCGGAACGTGGCAGCCTGTACGATTTCGTGCGCATAGAACTCACCCGTGGCTATGTGCTGGAACACGACGAGGAGCGCTATTCGGCACGGCGTGAGAAAATATACTCCTTCTTCAAGATACCGCGCGAGCTGGAAAGCTTCATGCTGTACGGAGTGCTCCAGTGTGCCGATTCGTTCCTGTACATCTACACCTTCCTGCCGATACGGTACCTGCTTGCCCTGTGGGCCCTGGTCACGCGCCCGCTCGCCCGCTGTCTCGGTCTGCGGCGACCCTCCCAGCGGTTGCTAGCGCCGGCCGAAATCTGTGACCTGCTGAAGGGCACCATTTGGATCATCTGCAGCTACACGCTGCTGTACGTCGACACGAACATGCTGTACCACATGATCAAGAGCCAGTCGATCATAAAGCTGTACATATTCTACAACATGCTCGAGGTGGGCGATCGGCTGCTGTCCGCGTTCGGGCAGGACACGATCGACGCACTGTTCTGGACGGCCACCGAACCGAAGCACAGCAAGCGGCAGCATCTCGGCACGATACCGCACTTTCTGTTCGCGATCGTGTACGTGACGATGCACAGCGTGCTGGTAATGTTCCAGGCGACCTCGCTCAACGTGGCCATCAACTCGAACAACAAGGGCCTGCTGACGATCATGATGTCGAACAATTTCGTCGAGCTGAAGGGAAGCGTGTTTAAAAAGTTCGACAAGAACAACCTCTTCCAGCTGAGCTGCAGCGACGTGCGCGAACGGTTCCATCTGTCAGTGCTGATGCTGATCGTGCTGATACAGACGATGAAGGAGTTTAGCTGGAAGTCGGAGCAGTTTTTCGTCATGTTCCCGGACTGCCTGTACGTGATGTTCACGGAGTGTCTGGTGGACTGGATCAAGCACGCGTTCATCACGCGCTTCAACGAGATACCGTGCGAGGTGTATCGGGAGTACACGACGAGCCTGGCGTACGACATGACGCAAACCCGCCAGAAGCACGCGTTTAGCGATCACTCCGATCTGGTTGCCCGCCGGATGGGTTTCATACCGTACCCGCTCGGCGTCATACTGGTGAAAGCGCTCTACCATGCGCTGTCGTTCGATAATGCCGGCTCGATTGTGATACTGCTCGTCGCCTTCCTGGCACTGCTGAGTGCCCGCGTGCTGAACACCATTTGTGCCCTCGGGAAGGCGTGCGATCTGACGCAAAAGCATCAGGACGAAAAGAACCAGAGTGGATGCAATCCGCTTACCTCAACACCGTTGCCCTCCAACGCTCGCGGAGGAGGTACGCGAGCGACGAGCGATACAGCTACCTCCCCGATTCATCGCGCACAGGCGCAGGTCGGCAGTCAGGCGGCAAGCCTCGTCGCGGGCTCTCCACCGGGTGGATCTTCCCTGTCACCCTGCACCCCCCAATCGACGCCGTTGTCGGTGGGCAAAGCATCGAGCTCGCTGGCCAGCTCGATCAGCAGCGGCGGCTCGACCGATGTGCTGCGGAAAACGTCCGGCCTTGGGGCTACCGCCCTGTTCTCGAACAGTGACGTCGATCTGGACGATGTGAAGCTGAACGATCAGGTGCTGAACGGTAGCAGCACCGGCACTGGCGATGCGAGCGGCAACCGTACGcagaaggaggaggaagaaaacgTTGCCCGCAGTGTGCCGGATTTGCAGCAGGAGCCGGGACTGGAGAAAACGCCCGGACGGCACCAAAACGAATCGGTCAGCAGTGAGGGTGGGGAGGGATCTttgcatcatcaccatcaccatcatcatcaccattacGTGCGGACACATAAGCGGTCGGAATCGGAACCATCGATTCAGCTGGAAGGTGGAGGGTAG